GTTGAGCACCGCCATCGGGGTGAACTCAAACGGGATGTTGCCGAAGTTATCAGTGCTGAAGGCCATCTGCAGGCCGGAGGTGACCCGACAACGGCTGAACAGGAAGGTGGCAATGGTGCCGTCTGCCAGCTTACCAACCGCTTTCACCGCATACTCGGTGATGTCGGTTTCGTTGCTGCCCAGATCCAGCACGTTGACCTTGCGCACGATGGTGCCGGAGGCAAACTGGTTGGTCCAGGTACCTTCGATGGTCATGCTGTTCATGCTGGGGGCGGTCTTCACCTTGGCCAGGGTCACGTTGCCATCCAGACCCACCAGAGCCACGGAATCGCCCGGAGACAGCGCCTGAGGCGAAGCCGGGTCATCCACGGTCAGGGTGGTTTCATCTGCGCCGGCGGTACTGGCGGCAGTCAGCTTGTAGGCATCACCGGTGATCGGAGCCAGCTTGGCACCGGCCAGACCCAGCGCAATCTGCAGGTTGGCTTCGGTGTACTCATACATCTCGAAGGTACAGCGGATCGGGTTGGAGGTCTTCAGTGCGAACACCACCTCATTGGTCACACCCTGGGTCAGTTCGGTGAACTCCGGGGTGGATTCAAAGGTGAAGTTCTTCACCAGGCCCACAGAGTCGGCCATACCCAGTTCGTTCAGCTTGTCGCGGGCGCCGATCATCACGGTCGCGGTGGACAGCATAAACTTGTTCGTTTTAGCTTCACCAGCCATAAACACTCCCATATTTGGATTCGAAGTAGGTTGAGAGTTGAGAGCGGCCAAGAGCATTGAACCCAGGGCCGGTTATCGTTAGGCTGAGTCCAGGAGGAGTCATGACAAAACGAAAAACCGTAAACCTTTCACTGACAATACCTGAACACCTGCAACCGGTGCTGATGAACGGTATGGCCAAGGGTAAAACCCTCAACGACGCTATCCTATCCCGGCTGGGATTTTTCCTCCAATATGGTTGCGAACGCCGCGATGTGACGGGTATCTGGCAGGGAAATGGGTCACGCCGGACGGTGCGGATCCCGGAAGATATGTTTGAGCGAATCAAGGTCATGGCCGACAGTGAGTTGCGGGAGCCGGCCAATGTGGTGGCTCTGATACTGGCTCAGAGCGTCTGCAGCGGCGAGGTTATCCCGCCGCCCTATCATTAACTGATCACCAGGTCATCCACCAGAGACACGCCGGCGGTAAACTGCACGCCCTGAAGACGTTTTTTGCCGCCGGTACGCACCACCGGCATGATCTGGGTTTGGCCGTAACACACCAGCAGGCCAATCTTCTCACCGGTGTTCACATCGTACAGCGGCAGCGTCTGCTCGGGCTTGAGCGCGTCGTACAGATCGCTGACACGGGCGGCCAAACGCATGTTGTTGGGGTCGTCCTGAGTCGCCACCATCATCACCGCTGAACACACCTCCAACGGCTCCCCCCGGCGCTCGGTACGCACCGTCAGCGCGTCCAGGGCAAACATATCGGTATCCGGCCAATCATCAAGGTCTTCAGCCGCTTCCATGTTCACTGTGGTGGCACCTAAGGGAACGGCTCGGTCATTGAGCCAGCGCAGAAGACTGGCCTGCACATTGCGATAGGAATTGGGGGTCATCGTTTATTTCTCTCCAGTACGGTCAGGGCTGCTTCGACGTTATTCTGCAGGTCCTGCTTCAGGTATTGCTTCATCAGGGCATCGAGCAACTGACGTTTATGCTTCTTGGCCCCCACATAGAGCTTGTCTGCGGCCGAGGCCGGACGCCCTTTGCGGGATCCTTTGGTCTTGCGCCGCTCACCGAGCAACGAAGTGTCATGTTCATCGAGCGTATCCAGCACCTTGGTGGATCGATCCGTGAGGTACCCCAGGTTCTGGATATGGCCAAACAGGGTGAACGACTCCACCTTGGGCTTGTTACCCACCAGATTTTCGGCCAACAGACGGGCCGGACCCAGGTTTCTCCCGTCATAGCGACGAAGCAACGGGTTTTCAGTACGACTGACGCCCGGCGCCGAGGCGGCAGCCACAAAGCGTCGCACATTCACCGCCAGCTCGGCATTGGCCCGTTTGCCCGTCGCCTTGTGAACAAAATAAGGGTTCTTCAGCGCCCGGTTGACGTCGTTGACATAATGAGTTCGCAGTTCAAAACCGGCGTTCAGCACATGAGGCTGGGCCATCTGGTAGGTGATGCCGCCAAGCGCGTGATAAAGCCTCCGGCCGCTCTGGGCGGAGTTCTGGTCCAAGGCTTTGAAGGTGGCATGAAGGCTGTCGTCCCTCTGGGTATAAAATCCCTTGCCCCGGTAAAAGGCGTTCTCCTCTCCGCCCCACTTGCGGTACTTGTCGTAGTTCCAGCTCAGGCTGAGCGGCTTCCAGGTGGCACCATCGGGCGGCTCGCTGGTATTGATAGCGTCGAAGGCCTCATAGATAAGGTCTTCCATACCCCCCTGAACGGAGTGCTCCAGCTCCTTGAGCAAGTCCTGGATACGGGTCATGGCGGCTTTTTGGACCGCCGCCCAGACCACGGCATCCAGGTTCTTCTTCAGGGCCACGCCCAGGGTAGGCCGGCGAGCCATTACCAGGTATCCACGATGTTCACGCCACCCTCACGCCGTACCCGGCGAACCTGCCGTCCATCCAGGTTATCCCCTACCTGAACGTCATGCTGGGTGAAGTAGCGGAAATGGTCGGAACTGAGGCCTTCATGAAGCAGCACCCCCATTCCCTGGTAACCCATGCGTACTTCTTCCACGCCGGCGGAGACCCGGGGGCCAGCCAAACCGGTAACCGGGTGAACGCTTTCGGTAAACGACTCCCAGGCCACATCCCGCACCAGGGGGTACGCCAGGAAACGCTGCCGGCCCCCCAGGATCGTTCGAGCCTGTCCCAGCAGGTATTGTGAGCCGCTGCGAGAGACCACCACTACCCCCTCGGCCAGGCCCGGGGCACCAGCCGGAAAGGTCATGTTGGCGATGTGCGGTTGACGGTCATGGGTGGGGGATAGCAGCCCGGGAACCCGGGTATTCCCCACCTTGTAGAGCGTGGGTGTGAGCATGGTTATTCTCCCAGGAAGGGGTCGGAGCGGGGCACGGCCAGAACCAACGAATCGCTGTAGAAGTCCACACCGGAGTTGGCCAGCAGCTGATAGTATTCCGCCGACAGGCGCTCATGCAGGTCTTCCAGATCCAGCTTTTTCAGGCGCTCCTGACGCTGGTCATCGGTCGCATAGACCGCCAGCATCTTGTTCTGCAGCCCCACCATCTGTCGCCGGCACTCGGCCAGGCAGACCATGCGGTTCACGATCTCCAGGTCTACCCCCAAGCCAAAAGGCTCTTGCTCCAGGTCTCGTTGCACCTGCAGGTACCCCTGATAGATGTCGATGTGATGATCAGGGAGTTCGTCAGGGGTAACCCCCAGCACCTGCCGAACCTCCTCACTCCCCACATAGATGGGTAGCGGTTCGACAATACGGTACGTTAGAGTAGCTTGACGGGGTTGCCCACCGACCTTGAAGCTGCACCGGACCATCATCATCTGGCTGCTCTGGTCCGTTAACCCATGATGAGTACCCGGGATGGTCAGAGAAGTGGACCCGGCAGTGGTCGTGCCCGACGCCACCTGAACACCGCCCCGATAGAGTTTCCAGCTGACCACACCATCATCGGGTGCGGTTTCAAACCCGTCCACCCGGAACAGCAGGGGCAGCTCAATCACCTCACCCGGATCAATGGTCAGCATGGTGATTACTCCTCAGCCGGCTCGGCCTTGGCCGCCGATTTGCGGGTGGTTTTCTTGGGCTTTTCCAGCTCCTTTTCTGCCCCCTTCAGGGAGGTCAGGAAATTCGCTACAGCAGCGTCCTTATCGTCGTGCTCGGCCCAGAACTGAGCAAACTCGTCATCAGACGCTTTCTCATCCAGGTCGTTTTCCAGCACACGGAGTTGGCCGTCTGCCTGCTTGAGCGAGATAAAGGGAGACGGCAGCACCACGGTAGGCCGGTTCCAGCGGATCTCGGCATTCTGATTCATATCCATCAAGGTGATATCACCGATGGTTTCAACCAGTAGTTTTTTGGTCATTGGGAGTTCTCCAGAAAAAAGGGGGCCGGAGCCCCCAAACCCCTAAAGGTTACGCAGTGAAGTCGAGCAGGGTACGGGTGTCGCCGTAAACCAGGCGATAACCGGTGTTCTCGGTCTTCAGGTAGGTGATGGTCTGGTTCTGAATCGCCTTCTCGGACTCCTCGATATTGGAGTTGGCTTCCTTCAGTTCTTCCAGAGTGTCGCCCACGGAGTAGCACAGCAGCTTGCCGGCAGGCATGGCGCTGGACAGCTGGAACTTGATGTTCTGCATCACCGGCAGTACCAGAGACACGTTCGGCGCACCATGCTCCTGCAGATGCTCAGCCATGGACTTCTGGCCCACAACCGGCTGGAACATCAGGAACAGCTCAAGGTAGGAGTCCAGGTTGCCCACCACGGTGTCCACGGGGGTGCCGGCTGCAGCCTGTTTCACCAGGAACTTCATCAGCGCCGGGTAGTTGTCCTTCAGGGTCTTACCACCGGTCAGGTCAGCGCCGAACTCGGAAATACCCTTGGTGGGCGCAGCAGCGTTCAGGCCGTCACCGTTCACCAGGACGTTGGTGGCCGCACGAACCTTGGACAGCTCCAGCTGACGGTCGATACGACGGGCGTAAGGAGTCAGGATGTCCAGGGATACACGACGCTCAAACTCGTAGGTGGTGCGGATACCACGGCCGTGCTTGTAGAAGCGAACGGTACGCTCATCGGTCTCGATGGAGTCAACCGGGATACGAGAACCTTCCGCCACGGTAGCGGTCTTCAGGGCGTCGGAGTCGTCCTGTACCACACGGCTCAGCAGCTCGGTGCTGGATACGGTACGGCTGTTGGCCAGCAGACCTTCCACGCGCTCCAGGTTGTCCTGACGGTGGCTCCACTGGATCATATCGTCGATGACCTCAGGGAACAGACCACGGGCGCCCGGGGTAGAGTCGAAGGAGTCGGCAGCGGCCTGCAGGGTAACACCACTGCGGAAGTCGTTGCGGATCGGCAGGTTCAGCTGGGCCAGAGCCGCTTCATAACCAGAGGCGGCCATACCGTTAGGCAGGCGGAAACGGTCGGCGTCCTTGGAAGCGCGAACATCAACAGCCAGGTCCAGATAGTCACGCAGGTTCAGACCGTACTTCTTGGCTTCACCTACCAGCTTCTGGCCGGCGCGGCGGGAGGTTTCCGGGTCGGTGCCCTGCAGGCCATCCAGTACCATTTCGAGGGGACGGCGTTGAATTTCACTCAGTCGTTTCAGAGACATGGTTTACTCCAGATTTTGGATTCGAAACGGGGGTTTCCCCCCGAAAAACTATTAACGGAAGATCACGTCACAGGTCTTGGCGGTGGTGTCCACCGAGCTGACCAAGGTGTTTTTACCGGCACCTGCGCCGGCCTTCTTCACCTTACCGGCACCGGCACCCACTACGCTGTCACCTACGGCCGGGGCCGCCAGCTCGTCATAAGGGAAGGTCCAGACGCCGTGGTGGAACACGGAACACACCTTGATGCCTTCCACGGTACGGTCTTCGGCCTTGAACAGGCGACCCACCAGCTCGGCATCGGCCGGAGCCACTTCCACGGTCTTGTTCACGCCGGCCTTCACCGACACCGGAGCATTGCGCTCGCTGCCGTCAATCACACCGTCAAAATGCCAGGTGAGTGAGGCGTCTTCGTTATAAATGGAGGCGTGGATTACGCCATCACCGATTACTTGGCTCATGGTTGTCTCCTGTTATCAGCCACGGATAAACCCGGCCATGGAAGGCGCGGACTTCAGTTCAACATCTTCACCCTGGCCACGAGCCACACCACCGCGAGGGATAGCGGCCAGTTTCACCTGGGCAGCTTTCAGCACCTCCAGCTGGTCGGCCAGGCCGGCATCAGCCTTCAGTTCCAGACCAGCAGCGGTGGCCGCCAGTTTGGCGTGCTCCTGGATAAAGGATTTGGCCTGCTCCAGCTCCGCCTTCAGATCGGAGAGCTCGGCTTCCTGCTCGGGGTTGAGCTTGGCTTTCAGCTGCTCGACCTCCTGTTGCAGGGCCTCCACACGGCCATTGGCGGCGGAGAGCTGAGCTTCGACAGTCTCCTTGCCGGATTGAGCCAGCTGAAGCTGGACTTTGGTTTCGGTCAGTTCCCCGACCAGTTCTTTCAGATCCATATCAGGTTTCCCCTTTGGTTGATTGGATGCAGGTTGAGAATTGGTGCTCGGGGAAGCCCGCAGCTCCAGATAGGATTCGTTGATACCGGCAGCCAAACGGCGGTCGTTCTGACCGACAATTTTGGGTCGATTAGAAGCGCCCTTACCCACCAGTGAGAGTTCGCTCCACCGGCGTAGGCCCGTCAAACGAAGATGAGTGCCGTTCTGGCCAATCACATGGCCGTTGTCGCACTCATGAAACCAGAAGGCGCCTTCATTGCCTTCCTTCAGGTAATCAAAGCCGCATTCCGAGCAATAAGCGTGTTCGGCCATCATGCCCACGCTCACCTCATCAATGATGCCAAGATCAATCTTCTGGGTGAGGGGGTCGCTTTCCTGCAGGTAGAACAGGGTGCGAAGTTCCTTGTGATCTTGCTCAGCAAGAACCACCTCAGAATGAAACACCTTACCCACGGGCAGCATTTCACCCTGGTGCATGGTGATGAGAGGAACGGTTTCGTGGGTCAGCCAGTCAGCCGCAGCTTGAAGTAGACCTTCAGACATTACGGCACCATGATAGGCCGTCGCTTTCTGGGAAATAGGACGGGTAGAAGCTGCCACACATTCGTAAGCAGCCAGTTGACTGACATCTACGTCATCGCCTGCAGACCTGGCGATCAGTGCCTGAAGTTCAGGCGTCATGGTGATTCGTTTTGCCATAATTTGGATTCGCTAAAGACCCGATGGTCGAGTTTTCGGCAGTGTGCCGGATGTAAAAAATTGCCGCAATGTTTTGACATTGCGGCAGGTCAATCATTTTTTCGGCCGGTTTTTGTTGGCTTTGGACTTGACTGACTTGTCGCTGGCCTTGCTGACTGAACGACCCAGGGGATCGTCATTCGGGCTCACTTCCCCTTCAGCCAGGGCGCCGCCGGCAGACATAAACCCGGTACCCGACAGCTCAGGGGAGGAGTCGGGGCGCAGCCGGCGGTACATCCACAGATGGTACTCATCGTCGGTAATCAGACCGTCCGAGAGGTCTTGCCGCAGCCGGTTCGCCTTCAGGTTCAACTGGGCTTCCAGCTCCATCTCGGAGCGCAGCTCCACCTCCGGGAATCTCACTACTACCCGGCTCTCGCTACCTTGCAGGCGCAGGGCCATGGTCAGTATACGAGACAGGATATCGCCCACCGGGCCGTTAATGGCTTCAGCGTTCAAGGCGAAAATGCGAGCCTCAACGGTAGCGGTGTTCACCCCGGACTCGCCACGACCCAGGATGGTGGCCATGGTGCGGAGTCCGGCCTGATTCTGAGCGTTAAGCACGTTGATGATGGCGGTGATATCCAGGGCCATGCCCGGGTTCTTGTCGTTCAGAATGCTGATGTCGGCGCTGTCGTAGTGAGCAATCGGCTGGTCCGGTCGCAGCGCGGCAAACTGGCCGGCAAGCTCACTTCGACGTGCGTTCAGGTAGCGACGGAACTCCACCGGGTCATTGCGCACGTTCGCCGGCGCATTGCGGGCCACCACTTCCTCCAGGATCTTGATGGTGATACGGGGGTAGCCCGTCACCTGCATGATGCGGTAGAGGTCATTGATCACCTGCTGCCGGGCAGCAATGGTGTTGATGGCCGAGACGAACACCGAGGTGCTGTAGGCCTTGTTGGGGGCCTTGCGAAAATACTCCACAAAGAACGTGGGAATATCCAGAGGTACGGGGTCTCCGCCTCCCACATCTTGAAATGGCACAACGCGGCCGGGCTCGGGCTCCTGCCACTTGATGTTCTTGAGGTCCACCTGACGAACTTCTGAAAGCGTCAGGAGTTCATCAAACACCGCCTCGGCGGCGATACCGCCCCTCAGCAGCACCATGTAGCGCATTTCCTCGGCTATCACCCTCAGGCTCTTGCTACGCTGGAAGCCTTTGGAGTAGTCCCGGCGCACGGTCAGCCGCTCCAGCAGCTCAGCACAAATCTTGTAACCGTCCCGGTCCACCTGACCTTCCGGGTCCTGGACCAGGATCAGCGGCTCGATATCCGCCGTGGTAAGGAATGCGTTTACCGCCGCACTCATATCCGGGTCGCTTTCAAACAACGTCTCCAGCAGCTCCTGAGAGGTCTGAGTCTGCCGGTCAGAGAAGATATTCTGCAGGTGTTCCCGGTACTCGGGTGCGCTCAGTATCTCCTTCGGGTTGTCTGAGTTGTAGGTTGCCGTAACCGACGTACCCTTGGGTTTGGTGCGTTTCGGCAGCAGGATTTTCAGTTTGCTTAATACTTCAGCCATGATTGCCCTTTCAAGTTAGCCCCGATGCCGGGTAATGATTTTTCCGTTCCGGTTTGCCCGCCACTCGCCACCAAACAGATCCCCACCCATGGGCTGGTAGCCGGGCAGTATGGTGTTGCTCTCGAAACCGAACGCATCCAGGTTGTCAAAGCCCAGACCAACATGCTGATAGTCCTGATTGGCCAGCTGAACGCCGTGATAACACATGGCGCCCATCATGAAGGCACTGGCATGGAAGTAGTGGTCTTTGCCGTTCAGCTTGCGCCACACCGCCTCCCCTTCCTCGGGAACATCCCGCACCATATCCCGGAAGTGCTCGATAATCAGGGCTTTCTGGTTGGTGTAGCCGGTGAAGGACACATGGCCTTTTTTGATGGCGTTGCTGATGTAGTCCAGTACCAGGGTCCGGTTGATCTGCAGGTGAGAGACAGCACCGGTGGCATCCTTCGCCTCGGCCACTTCCTTGGTACCTCGGTATTCCATGGGCATGATGATGCCATTGGTCATATCCCGGATACGGTCAGCGGTCGGCGTGTACGGATGACGGTCGATGCCGCCGCCCACAATGCGATACCGCTGGAACAGCTTTGCCACCAATCCCTCAAGCTCGTCGGCCCGGCAGGTATCCCAACGCACGATGTCGAATTTGGCCATGGAGTCGCCCACGCCCAGCACCAGGTTGCACACCTGACCCACGTCGATACCCAACCAGTAGGCCTTTCCTTCCTGAGGAGGGGGAACGGCGCTGCTGATTTGAAAGCAAAGCTCCAGGGCCTTTTCGGTAAGCCGGTTCTCGCCGTTTTTGTCCACCTCGCCCAGCACGGTGTTGCAGAAGCCCTTCATGTTGTCCCGGGCCTTGTAGCGGAACAGCTGAGTCACGATGTAGCGAACGTCCAGGCGCTCGGTGGAGAACGGCCGCACCTGATAGCCTCGGGCGAAGCTGGAGCGGCTGGGGTACTTGGCCACCCACTCCCGGTTGTCATGGTCTCCCAGATCCAAGGGCTTGTGGCATTTCTCGCACTTCACATGGCAACCGTCCAGGTTGATCACGCCCTCATCGAGCAACTGCTGCTCCAGGTCCAGCAGATCCTGCACATGATCAGGCAGGCCCGGGATATGGATGAAATCACGGGTAAATACCGGATCCTGATGGTGGCCGCAGGCCTGGCACTTGATGAGGTAGTGCATCTGGTCACTGACCGAATAACCCTTATGCACCCCGTACCCCTCATAGGTAGGCGTGGAGAACCGCTGATTGATGCGCAGATCGGAGCCCTGCAGACGAGAGTTGAACAGGGCCAGCATATCCTGGGAAGTTAGGTCGATTTCGTCGTTGAACACGATATCGGCGTTGATAGAGGTCGCATCGGCCTCGGCGGCGCCGGTGACATACAGCCAACTGGAGCCGATCTTCATCAAGCTCATGGCTTGTTTTGTGCCGGCGGCGTCGGGGTTGCGGAAAGCCCGGTCGTCCAGCAGCGGCTGAATACGGGCCTTTGAAATCCGCTTGTACATTTTCTCGTTGGGTAGCGTGAAGATCAGGCTGATCCCGGGGCTTCGCTTCAGGATGGCCAGGGCCTTGCGGATCTGGACCTCGGTGTTGTGCGTGGGGATCCGGCCACGGCCGGCCAGGAACAGGTGACTCTCGGAGCTGACCGAGATACAACGCACCGGTCGGGTTTCCACCGGGGTAATGCTCTCGATATTCCATTGGAAAGGGTCACCGTCCTGAAAGGCGGGGGAGTCGGGGTCCACATCGTTGGGGATCCAGTAATCCCCCCCCACCATGTCCTCGGTGCGCATCACTCCCGAACCGCCCTGCCACTCCACATACCAGCGGTGATTGGCGTCGGCCACGATGGTTTCGCCGGTATCAAAAGTCACGGCGAAACACGGGTGGTCGGTGTAGACGGGTGAAACATACTCCACTCGGCAGGGCTGGCCTTTCTCGTCATACACTGTATCCCCCACTTGAAGGGCACCCATGGTGCTCCATCCATTGGGTGTGGGTACGGGCGTGTTAAGGTCCAGGGCCAGACCCACCTGGGACGGTTTGATAACGTCCATGTTGTCGTGCATATCGTCGGCAATCGCCTTCTGGAACGGGTACCGCTTAAAGCTGAAAGGCTTGCCCATCAGCTTGGTGTTGGCACACATCCAGTCGCCGTGGCTCATGGAGTCCCGGTCGATGTTGTAGCGGTTGTTGGCGTCCTTCAGGAAGCTGTCGAGAAACGGGTTAACCATGTGTCTTCTTCCCACAGCGGTGGATCTCGAACCACAGCATGAACAGGATGCAGCAGCCGGCGTGGGCCAGGTGTGAGTGGCCCGATTCCGGGTCGTACTTCTCACCCTGCCGCCAGGCCATGAGATGACGCAGGGCGGCATCAAAGTACCGCTCCTCGGCGTTTTCTATCTTCTGCCAGTTATTGGGGGCGTACTTTTTGGCGCCGAACATCAGCACCCGAATGATGGCTTCCACGGGTGTAATCGGCAGCAGCCACCACTGCAGCTTGCCCTGGTCAAACTTGCGGCCGGCGCTCATCGGCGGCCTCCCCGCCCCTTGCGCGGCTTGGCGTTCTTCACCTTGTCACTGAGCGGACGAGGCTCCGGCGGCACCGGTGCCTTGGGTGTCAACGGCGGGATTTCCAGCTTGCCCTTGGCATCCAGTTCGTCCAGCTCGGCCTTGAATGCCTTCACTTGCTCGGCATTGAGCCGGCCGGATTCGCCGGCGCCGAAGGTGGTTTCAGCCAAAGGATTCTCCGCCGGCTGGTCCTTTTCCTTGCCCTTTTCCTTAATGCCAATGAGGGTCCCTCCCAATAATGCACCAACGATAGTCACCGCCGCCTGCAGGTACTCTACCTGCCAGAAATCACCTTCCACGCTCTCGGCCAGCAGATAGGCCAGTTTGTCCTGCAATTCAGGGTTCACTGGGACGCCCAACGCAGCCAGGAGGGCAAATAGGCCCACCCAGGTGGTTTTTTCCATCAGCCGGGCCTTGATCCACTTCCACAACAGTCCCCAGGCAATTTTCCGCAACCATCCCATGCCGTGCTCCTTAGATGCGTTTGAGTTTTTCCAGCAGCTGCAGGATGCGCTGGAGAGAATGGGTGACGCCCACGCCGGTGAGGCCGGCGAGGATAATCATTTCGGGAAGTTCAAGGTTCTTGAGGGAGCTGATGGCCACCACCAGCACACCGGTGATCACCGACAGGATGGCTTCGCCCAGGAGTTGTCGGCCGGACGGCATTTTTTCAGCAACCAGATGACGGGCCAGCATTCCGAGGACAATCAAGCCCACGACGAACACCGACTCACTGTTGAATATCAGGTCTTTTACTTTGTCCGGCATGAATCACTCCAATCAGTAAGATAGGCGTGACCCACAACGTATTGAGGACACTGCATGTTTTACCCACGGTTGTCAGAACCAGTAACTTTGGATTCGCTAAAGCTCATTCGCCGGCACCTGCAGGAAGACCCGGAGTATCTTGATCATCCGAGCTGCCCCTACAGCGCAGAGCTGGCAGAGTTTCTGAAAGAGATACTACCTGAACGAAAAAATCCCCTCGAAGAAATCTCCACCGAAACCGAGCCGGCAAATGACATCGAACCTGAGGACGTGGATATCGAAACGGAAAGCCGCCGTCTGTACCATGAGATGCGCGGATTTTTGAAGGGAATCGAGAAGTCTGATGTCTCCGAGCGGGCCGCCATGTTCCGTACCTGTACCGCCCTGCTCGAAAAGCTGATCACCATCCAGGAACGGGCTCAGGGTGTGAACCAGTACATGGGCTTTAAACGCCTGATGTTCGAGGCCATGGATGAATATCTGACCCCCAGCGAACGCACCGAATTGATGGAGCGGCTGGAAAAAGAACTGTAATGCTTTAGCGAATCCAAGGAGTTGACCATGATGATGCCTCCCAGTGCTATCTTCAGCCTGGCCGCCGAACGGTGGCCACAATTACCACTGGTCCCCTGCTACCCCTACTCCCAACAGCCGGTGCGGGGGGTTTCCCTGACCAAAGCCCCCAGTGAGGACGACCTGGAGTATTGGCTGGAACATCACAGCCACTACAACGCCGGCCTCCCTACCGGCCGGTTGTCCGGGGTCATCGCTGTCTGGTGTGCCCAACGGGACGGGCAGAGTATGAACGCGGTGCTGGACCTGCTTCCCCCCACCCCCGCCAGCTTTGTTCAGGGGGATTACCGGGTTCTGTTGTATCAGTACGACGGCCAACCCAGTTTTGTGTTGAGCGAGGATGAAACCGGGGCGCCGCTGGTGTTCTGCCAGT
The Oceanimonas pelagia genome window above contains:
- a CDS encoding dATP/dGTP diphosphohydrolase domain-containing protein codes for the protein MSAGRKFDQGKLQWWLLPITPVEAIIRVLMFGAKKYAPNNWQKIENAEERYFDAALRHLMAWRQGEKYDPESGHSHLAHAGCCILFMLWFEIHRCGKKTHG
- a CDS encoding phage terminase large subunit family protein; this encodes MVNPFLDSFLKDANNRYNIDRDSMSHGDWMCANTKLMGKPFSFKRYPFQKAIADDMHDNMDVIKPSQVGLALDLNTPVPTPNGWSTMGALQVGDTVYDEKGQPCRVEYVSPVYTDHPCFAVTFDTGETIVADANHRWYVEWQGGSGVMRTEDMVGGDYWIPNDVDPDSPAFQDGDPFQWNIESITPVETRPVRCISVSSESHLFLAGRGRIPTHNTEVQIRKALAILKRSPGISLIFTLPNEKMYKRISKARIQPLLDDRAFRNPDAAGTKQAMSLMKIGSSWLYVTGAAEADATSINADIVFNDEIDLTSQDMLALFNSRLQGSDLRINQRFSTPTYEGYGVHKGYSVSDQMHYLIKCQACGHHQDPVFTRDFIHIPGLPDHVQDLLDLEQQLLDEGVINLDGCHVKCEKCHKPLDLGDHDNREWVAKYPSRSSFARGYQVRPFSTERLDVRYIVTQLFRYKARDNMKGFCNTVLGEVDKNGENRLTEKALELCFQISSAVPPPQEGKAYWLGIDVGQVCNLVLGVGDSMAKFDIVRWDTCRADELEGLVAKLFQRYRIVGGGIDRHPYTPTADRIRDMTNGIIMPMEYRGTKEVAEAKDATGAVSHLQINRTLVLDYISNAIKKGHVSFTGYTNQKALIIEHFRDMVRDVPEEGEAVWRKLNGKDHYFHASAFMMGAMCYHGVQLANQDYQHVGLGFDNLDAFGFESNTILPGYQPMGGDLFGGEWRANRNGKIITRHRG